Proteins from a genomic interval of Callospermophilus lateralis isolate mCalLat2 chromosome 1, mCalLat2.hap1, whole genome shotgun sequence:
- the Klrg2 gene encoding killer cell lectin-like receptor subfamily G member 2 gives MDCTQEASGGGQAEAGFPKEPLGSQIPGPAQPHVPAEAQQPESPESSPSLARVVKEAAGAGQDLPDEKKLPPPRPGLLRVPPLSLGYGAFRRLGSAGREPPSPGPSSAEEARDGEATECELVPWSTPGEPAPGPWAPMELQVDVRVKPVGAATGSRAPSPAPSTRFLTVPVPESPAFSRRSCTLQRAPSPGVTLGRCSPLAATQTERDHHVERQDSPAEGRPGSPTCRCRCQEQGLGKEDAALLQRAGMDGKKLPRAITLIGLPMYMKSLRWALAVMAVLLAVSMVTIVALASRAGARCRPCPQDWIWSREHCYYLSSEAQDWEASQAFCLAHHATLPLLSHTQDFLSRYQITKRSWVGARRGPQGWHWTDGAPLPIQLLPEEGEDNPDLSCGVLEEGRLLALDCSSPRPWICAKETK, from the exons ATGGACTGTACGCAGGAGGCCTCGGGAGGAGGCCAAGCCGAGGCTGGCTTCCCAAAGGAGCCCTTGGGAAGCCAGATCCCCGGGCCAGCTCAGCCGCACGTCCCCGCGGAGGCGCAACAGCCTGAGAGTCCCGAAAGCAGCCCGAGCCTGGCCCGGGTCGTGAAGGAGGCAGCGGGCGCGGGCCAGGACCTTCCAGATGAGAAGAAGCTGCCTCCCCCTCGCCCCGGGCTCCTGAGGGTACCGCCACTCAGCCTGGGTTACGGGGCCTTCCGCCGCCTGGGGTCAGCCGGCCGCGAGCCGCCGTCGCCTGGCCCCTCCTCGGCCGAAGAAGCCCGGGATGGCGAAGCAACTGAATGCGAGTTGGTGCCCTGGTCCACCCCTGGTGAGCCAGCGCCCGGCCCTTGGGCGCCCATGGAACTGCAGGTGGACGTGCGCGTGAAGCCTGTGGGTGCGGCCACCGGCAGTCGCGCGCCCTCGCCCGCGCCCTCCACGCGCTTCCTCACGGTGCCGGTACCGGAGTCCCCGGCCTTCTCCCGCCGCTCCTGCACCTTGCAGCGAGCTCCGTCTCCGGGCGTCACGTTGGGCCGCTGCTCGCCGCTGGCTGCTACCCAGACCGAGCGTGACCACCACGTGGAGCGCCAGGACAGCCCCGCCGAAGGGCGCCCGGGCTCTCCAACGTGTCGCTGCCGCTGCCAGGAGCAAGGACTGGGAAAGGAGGACGCGGCGCTGCTGCAGCGTGCTGGGATGGACGGTAAAAAACTGCCCCGGGCGATCACACTCATAG GGCTGCCCATGTACATGAAGTCTCTGCGCTGGGCCCTGGCAGTCATGGCTGTGCTCCTGGCAGTCTCCATGGTGACCATTGTGGCCTTGGCCTCCAGAGCAG GAGCCAGGTGCCGGCCATGCCCTCAGGACTGGatatggtccagggagcactgttaCTACCTCTCTTCAGAAGCACAGGACTGGGAGGCCAGCCAGGCGTTCTGCTTGGCCCACCATGCTACCCTGCCCCTGCTGAGCCACACCCAG GACTTCCTGAGCAGATACCAGATCACCAAACGATCCTGGGTGGGGGCCCGGCGAGGCCCCCAGGGCTGGCACTGGACCGATGGGGCCCCCTTGCCAATCCAGCT ACTTCCAGAGGAAGGTGAGGACAACCCAGATCTCAGCTGCGGGGTCCTGGAGGAAGGCCGGCTCCTGGCTCTAGACTGCAGCTCTCCCAGACCCTGGATCTGTGCCAAGGAGACCAAGTGA